The Arabidopsis thaliana chromosome 5, partial sequence genomic interval CTCTAAACATATCAAATGGTTACTCATTTGACCTGAGAGACAAATAGCGAATAGAAACTTATCAGATCTAGGCTTCCACTCTACAGTTTTCCGATCTGACAACTTCTGATCCACTTTTCTACATCTATTATATGAGAAATTCACCGAATCAACATCGGTGCCACCGGAGTAATTGCTACTCCGGTGTGGTGATAGAAGCACCTCTTGGATCTCCTTATTCAATGAAATCTGCTTCGAAACAGCAGATTTCACATCCTCAAACAAAACAGACGATCCCAAAGCGTTCTCAGATTGATTAAGAGAAGGATTCACCAACGTACCATTCCAAAGAGATAGAAGCGCGAGCTGTTGTTGTCTCAGAAGATACAAAGCACGAAGCTCAGATTCTTTGACACGATTCGACAATGGATCCAGCTTAAAACTCGAGAAATTCGCCGCAAATAGTTCACGAGGATCAGTgagtaagaagagaagacCGATTGAGATAATTAGAGAAACGAAGACAATGACGTAACGCTTGTTGAGCGAGATCTTCCCACGGTGTTGGACTCGATGTAAAATGTCGTCGATCTGAAACGCCGATCTCTGATTCCCGCCGATTGTGGTGGCGTTGGAGGAAACTGAATCCTCCCGGTGACGGATTCGAGTGTCGTTTTGGGGAATCAAATGCTGGTGGTCTTCTTCGTCGTCCGACGAGTTTCGCTCCATCGCCGAAGAGTGAACTCAATTTCTTAGAATCTAAAAGTTCCGCAACAACAATTCGATAGATGattcaaagagaagaaaacgaaaatttcTAGGGACATGAAACtacattgaagaagaagtaaggaTAGAGTAGTAGAGAAATTAAGCGTGAAGAAGAGGATTAATCATTGCCGCTGTAACTAAACGAGTTAGTGAGATGGTGACAGTGGTTGGAGGAGACTGAGTTGGTACGATTCATAGCGGGTTTACTTGATTCAAAATTATTAGTACAACcggtttaatttgattaacCTTGggctaagaaaaaaatattgttattttattttatatgtaagTATTTCAGAACAAATTACAATCCCACACCAATAGTTATTCTAGAGCAGTGACATGTAAACCATCGACATTCACCAAGAACCCGTTTCCTTTGCAAACAATGATGAGCACATTCTTGACAGAAACCAATTACATTATCTGCATGTGAAACTCCAAGATGTTCATCGCGTGGAAGTTCATCTACTATATTTAAATCAATTGGAGGGTTCGCTGTTAAATCGAAAGAATGAGTTTTCTCTTCTGAATAAGATTTTACCGTGGCATTTGACATACCTAtattaattcaaaataaatattatataaaattaaattttcaaaagaaacattttaaaaaaatatacataatatcTTCATTAACGAAATTTAAACTTACATGACAAAACAAGGATCATAAGagtggaaaacaaaacaattgtcctcatttctattttcaagattttgattaaaaaataattttaaaaaaggaatATCAATTATGTTGATTTTGCTAATTGTTTGACTTTGGAGTATGGAGTTCCTATggtttcaaatttatatacttttttaaaCTTATGTTAAACATGAGTTACTACTTTAGTGGAcgttttgttatatatgaaGGTTATTGAAAGTATTCTATTTATTGTTCAAATATAACTTATTTATAGAAGTGTATTTAATATATCTAGTAATCAGTTCGTCATTAGATAAAAATAACCTATGTCTTAAACATTTATTCAAttagtataaaatataaataaatcagaaAATCCATTCAAATTTGTATGTGATATTTATGTTAGTGGTGTCATAAGttcaatttacaaatttgtatgttttttttttgtcacataaatttgtatgtatttaaatatcaaaaataagaacaagaaaTGATTCCTTTATAGACAAGTATattataattcatatatatatgtagatcaAAGATCCtttatacacacacacatgaCATAGTCACACACAATGATTCAGTGGAATCCCTTTTTCACAGATCAAAGATGCTTACATGTTCGATTCTTTTGAATACAAAATGCAAGCAGCATTTCCAAATGACAATGACAATGTTAAAGCTTGGCATTTTTGGTTGCTGCAAGATACTCGAATTTTTTATATGGACGTATTTCATAACTTTAGGGTTGATTTCATAAAAAGATGATGTCGTAAAGTCCATGAATCCACCACATTAGGTGGCGAGTTCGTTCTTAATCAAATTAAGctaacatttatatttatacgTAACTTCAAATGCCATACCAAACTCAATgtatctgttttcttttcaagagAGGGGGAAGAACAAAAGACACTACTTAGTACTGAGACTGAGAGACAATGATAAACAGATTTTACCAGATTGATTTGCAGTCATGTTGTGTTGCGTTGCATTTGCATCTAAATCACAGCTGAAGCAAAGGCAACGCCATTACAACACCGACAATCGATACTAGCAACAATACTATCCAACCCGGTAATGCTTCTTTCTTGTTCCTTCTCCTCTCTTTCAATCCCACTTCTTGAATACTTTCCTTTTTAAGACCAACGCTTTTCTCTGATTCGACTTTCGCATTGTCCTTCTGAGGAAAATCCTGATTCTCAGATGTTGTTGTCTGTTGAGtggctgcttcttcttcagctacTTGTTGCTGGCTGTACTTCTCGACATACTCGGGAAATAGTTTCCGGAATGTTACACTGCCACAACAGTTTGAAAAAGATGAGAAACATAACATGTAGAAGCTATCTTGTTCTCTAATCAACTTCTGAGATGTAtcctaaacatttttttggtgggaatGGAACTTACCTTTTACAATTGAAAGCAAGAGATGACTTCGCCAACCGTTGTTTCTCGGCTACACTAGTGTTTACACTTCCCGTTGTGGGGCTGTTATCCATCTGTGGACCACAAGGTTGTAATGCGGAAAGAAATTTAATGAACGCAATGGAGAATAAAATATCacagtaaaaactaaaaaagacaTTGCCATGTTAAATCAGTAAAGATCTAATGACCAAGGATAAACTGAGAGGCTCTGCAAGATGAAACGTTCCATAAGCTTACCATAAATGAGAGAAGTCCTGTAAGTATGCTGCGTTCAGGGAAACAAATTGGTCAAATAAGGATCCATTACTctgtttattttaataacttGAACACAATTTGAATGTACATCAGATCTTATACCTTGACACTGACCACATTGGATTCCAGCTTTCTGGATGAACTGTACATGGAATGATGGAATGATAAAGCTAATTAGATAACAGACAAGTTCattgaaattaataaacaaaggAATGAAAATGAAGACTGTGCTTACAGTCACTCATAGACAAGCAGATTTTCTTTTGCGTCACAAATCGACCATTTGGTGTGGTCATTCTGCAGCAACAGTAGTTTAGTTGATTGGAAACCAGGAATAAAACATAGGAGAGTGATATTTTAAGTGAGAATTCTGAAGAACGAAAGAGCTTACGTGATTCCAGGTGGCTTGTAAGGATATTCTGGAGGGAACTTGATCTTTCCATAGTAAAATCCACCTATCAAAGAGAATCCGGATATCAGAATCATATACTACTTTGGAATGTAGAAGATCACATTTGAAATGTAAATCTAAGATTTGAACCTGCAAAAGGCGTTCCCTCACTGCCTTCCAACACATAATCTGTAGAATAAAACCCAATAGTTCAAACTCAATTGac includes:
- a CDS encoding Putative membrane lipoprotein (Putative membrane lipoprotein; LOCATED IN: endomembrane system; BEST Arabidopsis thaliana protein match is: Putative membrane lipoprotein (TAIR:AT5G48605.1); Has 47 Blast hits to 47 proteins in 2 species: Archae - 0; Bacteria - 0; Metazoa - 0; Fungi - 0; Plants - 47; Viruses - 0; Other Eukaryotes - 0 (source: NCBI BLink).), translated to MRTIVLFSTLMILVLSCMSNATVKSYSEEKTHSFDLTANPPIDLNIVDELPRDEHLGVSHADNVIGFCQECAHHCLQRKRVLGECRWFTCHCSRITIGVGL
- the UBC33 gene encoding ubiquitin-conjugating enzyme 33 (ubiquitin-conjugating enzyme 33 (UBC33); FUNCTIONS IN: ubiquitin-protein ligase activity; INVOLVED IN: regulation of protein metabolic process, post-translational protein modification; LOCATED IN: cellular_component unknown; CONTAINS InterPro DOMAIN/s: Ubiquitin-conjugating enzyme/RWD-like (InterPro:IPR016135), Ubiquitin-conjugating enzyme, E2 (InterPro:IPR000608); BEST Arabidopsis thaliana protein match is: ubiquitin-conjugating enzyme 34 (TAIR:AT1G17280.2); Has 1807 Blast hits to 1807 proteins in 277 species: Archae - 0; Bacteria - 0; Metazoa - 736; Fungi - 347; Plants - 385; Viruses - 0; Other Eukaryotes - 339 (source: NCBI BLink).); this encodes MAEKACIKRLQKEYRALCKEPVSHVVARPSPNDILEWHYVLEGSEGTPFAGGFYYGKIKFPPEYPYKPPGITMTTPNGRFVTQKKICLSMSDFHPESWNPMWSVSSILTGLLSFMMDNSPTTGSVNTSVAEKQRLAKSSLAFNCKSVTFRKLFPEYVEKYSQQQVAEEEAATQQTTTSENQDFPQKDNAKVESEKSVGLKKESIQEVGLKERRRNKKEALPGWIVLLLVSIVGVVMALPLLQL
- the UBC33 gene encoding ubiquitin-conjugating enzyme 33 (ubiquitin-conjugating enzyme 33 (UBC33); FUNCTIONS IN: ubiquitin-protein ligase activity; INVOLVED IN: regulation of protein metabolic process, post-translational protein modification; LOCATED IN: cellular_component unknown; CONTAINS InterPro DOMAIN/s: Ubiquitin-conjugating enzyme/RWD-like (InterPro:IPR016135), Ubiquitin-conjugating enzyme, E2 (InterPro:IPR000608); BEST Arabidopsis thaliana protein match is: ubiquitin-conjugating enzyme 34 (TAIR:AT1G17280.2); Has 4226 Blast hits to 4224 proteins in 339 species: Archae - 0; Bacteria - 0; Metazoa - 1846; Fungi - 863; Plants - 833; Viruses - 17; Other Eukaryotes - 667 (source: NCBI BLink).), whose translation is MAEKACIKRLQKEYRALCKEPVSHVVARPSPNDILEWRGFYYGKIKFPPEYPYKPPGITMTTPNGRFVTQKKICLSMSDFHPESWNPMWSVSSILTGLLSFMMDNSPTTGSVNTSVAEKQRLAKSSLAFNCKSVTFRKLFPEYVEKYSQQQVAEEEAATQQTTTSENQDFPQKDNAKVESEKSVGLKKESIQEVGLKERRRNKKEALPGWIVLLLVSIVGVVMALPLLQL